The following coding sequences are from one Gemmatimonadales bacterium window:
- a CDS encoding aminotransferase class I/II-fold pyridoxal phosphate-dependent enzyme — translation MPARRTHTFTESVIRGMTRLATQHGAINLAQGFPNFPTPDVLKEAAAKAIREDINQYAITWGSKRLRDALARKYAEWYGMTVDPETEITVTCGATEAMAAVMLALVDPGEEVIVMEPFYENYGPDAILSEATPVFVPMMPGEPLDLDRLARAFSTKTRAIIVNTPGNPSGRVLTRAELTAIAELCEQHNVWAITDEIYEHIYYEGEHIPVATLPGMRDRTVTISGASKTFSITGWRIGTIISPASVTDAIRKVHDFLTVGAPAPLQEGLAVAMETLGRDYYESLERDYRARRDLLVGALNRAGFKCEAPQGAYYILADFTAIKKLRSDEFARWLTVEGGVATVPGTSFFSDPEMGRDYTRFAFCKTEDMLQAAVERLQRL, via the coding sequence ATGCCAGCGCGCCGCACCCACACCTTCACCGAATCCGTGATTCGCGGAATGACCCGGCTCGCCACCCAGCATGGGGCGATCAACCTGGCACAAGGTTTCCCGAACTTCCCGACCCCCGATGTGCTCAAGGAGGCCGCCGCCAAAGCCATCCGTGAAGACATCAACCAGTACGCCATCACCTGGGGCTCCAAACGATTGCGCGACGCGCTGGCCCGGAAGTACGCCGAGTGGTATGGCATGACGGTCGATCCGGAAACCGAGATCACCGTCACCTGCGGAGCGACCGAAGCGATGGCGGCGGTCATGCTGGCGCTGGTCGACCCCGGTGAAGAGGTCATCGTGATGGAGCCGTTCTACGAGAACTACGGCCCAGACGCCATCCTCTCTGAAGCCACACCCGTTTTTGTGCCGATGATGCCAGGCGAGCCGCTCGATCTGGATCGGCTGGCTCGGGCATTCTCCACGAAGACTCGCGCAATCATCGTCAACACACCCGGCAATCCGTCGGGTCGAGTCTTGACGCGGGCCGAGTTGACCGCGATTGCGGAGCTCTGCGAGCAGCACAATGTCTGGGCGATTACCGATGAGATTTACGAGCACATCTACTACGAGGGCGAGCACATCCCGGTTGCCACGCTGCCCGGGATGCGGGACCGCACGGTCACGATCAGCGGCGCATCGAAGACCTTCAGCATCACGGGCTGGCGCATCGGCACCATCATCTCGCCCGCGAGCGTCACCGACGCGATCCGGAAGGTGCACGACTTCCTGACGGTCGGTGCGCCAGCACCGCTTCAGGAGGGTTTGGCCGTGGCTATGGAAACACTCGGCCGCGACTACTACGAGAGCCTCGAACGCGACTACCGGGCCCGTCGGGACCTGCTCGTCGGCGCCCTTAACCGGGCCGGGTTCAAGTGTGAGGCGCCGCAAGGCGCGTACTACATCCTGGCCGACTTTACCGCCATCAAGAAGCTTCGCTCCGACGAGTTTGCACGGTGGCTCACGGTCGAAGGTGGTGTGGCGACCGTGCCGGGCACCAGCTTCTTCTCGGATCCGGAAATGGGCCGCGACTATACCAGGTTCGCCTTCTGCAAGACCGAGGATATGCTGCAGGCAGCGGTCGAACGGTTGCAGCGCTTGTAG
- a CDS encoding TetR/AcrR family transcriptional regulator, producing MTTVATDPATRDGILAAAHTVFMRRGTSGARMQEIAREAGVNKALLHYYFGTKQALADAVFRTAASNLLPTVFEVVGSTLPLEEKIELIVARYIGFLRARPYLPGYLISELHADPERAALLLPRPSGAALAALQEQLDAGARDGALRPIRAEHFLINMVSMIIFPFLVRPMLDVIFGIGGDRFDAYLTERQHALPTFIRNGLRP from the coding sequence ATGACCACAGTCGCCACCGACCCCGCCACCCGAGACGGCATCCTTGCCGCCGCCCACACCGTCTTCATGCGGCGCGGCACCTCCGGCGCCCGGATGCAGGAGATCGCCCGGGAAGCCGGGGTCAACAAGGCGCTGCTCCACTACTACTTCGGTACCAAACAGGCCCTCGCCGATGCGGTCTTTCGAACCGCCGCGTCGAACCTGCTTCCGACGGTCTTCGAGGTGGTAGGCTCGACCCTGCCGCTCGAGGAGAAGATCGAGCTGATCGTCGCCCGCTACATCGGGTTCCTGCGAGCCAGGCCGTACCTGCCGGGCTACCTGATCAGCGAGCTCCACGCCGACCCCGAACGGGCCGCGCTGCTGCTGCCGCGGCCGAGCGGTGCCGCGCTTGCCGCGCTGCAGGAGCAGCTCGACGCCGGCGCCCGCGACGGCGCTCTCCGCCCCATCCGGGCCGAGCATTTTCTGATCAACATGGTGTCGATGATCATCTTTCCGTTCCTGGTCCGTCCGATGCTCGACGTGATCTTCGGAATCGGCGGCGATCGGTTCGATGCTTACCTGACCGAGCGGCAGCACGCGCTGCCCACCTTCATCCGCAACGGGCTTCGACCATGA
- a CDS encoding type II toxin-antitoxin system VapC family toxin, with product MNLVDSSAWLEYFAGTSNAGKFAAAVENVDRLIVPTIVLTEVSRRVMQQRGEDDALQVAALLHQGTIVPLDAALAFSAAQQGILHKLPLADSIIYATAGRYEAVVWTMDADFARLPNVRYYPKRS from the coding sequence GTGAACCTGGTCGACTCATCGGCCTGGTTGGAGTACTTCGCCGGGACTTCCAATGCCGGCAAGTTTGCGGCGGCTGTGGAGAACGTCGACCGTCTGATCGTGCCGACGATTGTCCTGACCGAAGTGAGCCGCCGCGTCATGCAGCAGCGGGGGGAGGACGACGCATTGCAGGTTGCTGCACTGCTGCACCAGGGCACGATCGTGCCCCTGGACGCAGCGCTCGCGTTCAGCGCCGCACAACAGGGGATTCTGCACAAACTGCCTCTTGCCGACAGCATCATCTATGCAACGGCCGGGCGCTACGAGGCAGTCGTGTGGACAATGGACGCGGACTTTGCCCGTCTGCCGAACGTCCGCTACTACCCGAAGCGATCGTAA
- a CDS encoding YihY/virulence factor BrkB family protein, which translates to MRNRFATGWRILRRSVRIWSDRNATQAAGALAFYTLFSMAPLLIIVITMTGAFFGEDAAQGRIAGQIEELIGPRAAATVEDAVDRSRIERAGLLPTVIGIVLTLIGATTVFAQMQTSLNNIWEVKAKPSRSGVLAFLLTRLISFGMVLGIGFVMLTSFLITIAVTAAVHFAEEWIPVPGWVLAVVDLIVSLGVVTLLFVLIFRVLPDVKVSWKQAWHGSLLTAVLFVLGQVVISQYLTRAGPASAYGAAGALVLILMWVYYSAMISLFGAALTRALVEHREGDIVPARGAVEVRTEIVEEDTA; encoded by the coding sequence ATGCGCAATCGGTTTGCAACGGGGTGGCGAATACTCAGACGATCGGTAAGGATCTGGTCCGACCGCAACGCAACCCAGGCGGCGGGAGCGCTCGCGTTCTACACCCTGTTTTCGATGGCCCCCCTGCTGATCATCGTGATCACCATGACCGGCGCCTTCTTCGGCGAAGACGCCGCGCAGGGCCGGATTGCCGGACAGATCGAAGAGCTGATCGGGCCCCGTGCCGCAGCTACCGTCGAAGATGCGGTCGACCGGTCCCGGATCGAGCGGGCGGGGTTGCTGCCGACCGTGATCGGCATCGTGCTGACGCTGATTGGCGCCACGACCGTGTTTGCCCAGATGCAGACCTCGTTGAACAACATCTGGGAGGTCAAGGCCAAGCCGTCGCGGAGCGGCGTGCTCGCCTTTCTCCTGACCCGCCTGATCTCCTTTGGCATGGTGCTCGGCATCGGGTTCGTCATGCTGACATCGTTCCTGATCACCATCGCCGTCACCGCAGCCGTACATTTCGCCGAGGAGTGGATACCGGTGCCGGGGTGGGTGCTCGCGGTGGTCGACCTGATCGTGTCGCTTGGTGTTGTCACGCTACTCTTCGTGCTGATCTTTCGCGTCCTGCCAGACGTCAAGGTCAGTTGGAAGCAGGCCTGGCATGGCTCGCTGCTGACGGCAGTGCTCTTTGTGCTTGGCCAAGTCGTTATTTCGCAGTATCTCACCCGGGCCGGGCCGGCCTCCGCTTACGGAGCGGCCGGCGCGCTCGTGCTGATCCTGATGTGGGTCTACTACTCCGCGATGATCAGCCTGTTCGGCGCAGCACTGACCCGGGCGCTGGTCGAGCACCGTGAAGGCGATATCGTACCTGCACGCGGCGCGGTCGAGGTGCGAACCGAGATCGTCGAGGAGGACACCGCGTAG
- a CDS encoding tetratricopeptide repeat protein produces the protein MSPWVTMFGGLRRGDPEEAETYARQARAISLRANGPDHPSVVSIDELLGRILLATRRHQDGLALLRKALADRRRLHGNADPRVAGALTTLAQELQRHGDPVGAERAMEEALAIRVATWGEDALLVAWTHRLLSELRLERGDLTGASASLDRAVAIAGNRLQPAHRDMQALYRALTVLHERTGRTAEAARFRSKLRADALTGLR, from the coding sequence TTGAGTCCCTGGGTCACCATGTTCGGCGGGCTTCGACGGGGCGATCCCGAGGAGGCGGAAACGTATGCTCGCCAGGCCAGGGCCATCAGCCTTCGCGCGAATGGGCCTGATCACCCGAGTGTGGTGTCGATCGACGAGCTGCTGGGCCGGATCCTGCTCGCGACGAGGCGTCATCAGGATGGGTTGGCCTTGCTGCGCAAGGCGCTCGCTGACCGACGCCGCCTACATGGCAATGCCGATCCGCGGGTGGCTGGGGCGTTGACGACCCTGGCGCAGGAACTGCAGCGCCATGGAGATCCAGTCGGTGCGGAGCGGGCGATGGAAGAGGCGCTCGCGATCCGTGTCGCGACGTGGGGTGAGGACGCGCTGCTGGTGGCGTGGACCCACCGGCTGCTTAGCGAGCTCCGGCTCGAGCGCGGGGACCTGACGGGCGCATCGGCCAGTCTGGATCGGGCCGTTGCCATTGCCGGCAACCGGTTGCAACCTGCGCATCGGGACATGCAAGCACTCTACCGTGCGCTGACGGTGCTGCACGAGCGCACCGGCCGCACGGCCGAAGCGGCCCGGTTCCGTTCTAAACTGCGTGCGGACGCCCTCACTGGGCTGCGTTAG
- a CDS encoding AbrB/MazE/SpoVT family DNA-binding domain-containing protein produces the protein MSVVTVSPKFQVVIPRAIREQLGLEPGQKVQVLQYENRIEFIPIRSIRSMRGALKGIDTSVPREKDRV, from the coding sequence ATGTCGGTCGTCACAGTTTCGCCGAAGTTCCAGGTCGTGATTCCCCGGGCGATCCGGGAGCAACTTGGCCTCGAGCCTGGACAGAAGGTGCAGGTCCTGCAGTACGAGAACCGAATCGAGTTCATCCCGATCCGGTCGATCCGGTCGATGCGGGGTGCCCTGAAGGGCATCGACACCTCTGTGCCCCGCGAAAAGGATCGGGTGTGA
- a CDS encoding TolC family protein — translation MILLATLSLLGVAAGGPVQDTLRLETLTAAARDRDPRGRQLELLESQTALRLRNLRAERLPRLTVSGEATAQSDITHITLDGSPIQPPMPPKEQWLTSVQADQLLYDGGAIEARRAVERARLAESRESVRTAQYRLRDEVNAAFFTAFLFQERDAELAAVADDLEGRLTVVRVRVREGAALPADTAALAAERLRIRQFRDDARSSREAALAVLARLTDREIPTAAVLVLPDLASAVAAAGTRDSVHERPEFAQFSRTRDRLASEASALDAERRPRLMAFGAGGYGNPGLNQFSPTADPFWRAGVRFEWRPWNWGSTARQKEVLTLQREVVETEQAAFARGLDRAVQHDLATMRRLEAAITSDSSIILLEEQVERRARVQLDEGVITAADYIQARTEVLRARLAAQRHRVELAQAHARYLTTLGIDAR, via the coding sequence ATGATCCTCCTTGCCACGCTCTCGCTTCTGGGCGTCGCGGCAGGCGGCCCGGTCCAGGACACCCTCCGCCTGGAGACGCTCACCGCCGCCGCCCGCGACCGCGACCCGCGGGGTCGCCAGCTCGAGCTGCTGGAATCACAAACTGCGCTCCGGCTTCGCAACCTGCGCGCCGAGCGGTTGCCGCGCCTGACAGTGTCGGGCGAAGCGACGGCGCAATCGGACATCACCCACATCACCCTCGACGGCTCGCCGATCCAGCCGCCGATGCCGCCCAAGGAACAGTGGTTGACCTCCGTTCAGGCCGATCAGCTCCTCTACGATGGCGGCGCCATCGAAGCTCGGCGCGCAGTCGAACGGGCCCGGCTGGCCGAGTCGAGGGAATCGGTGCGCACCGCGCAGTACCGCCTCCGCGATGAGGTCAATGCCGCCTTCTTCACCGCGTTCCTGTTCCAGGAGCGCGACGCCGAGCTCGCCGCTGTCGCCGACGACCTCGAAGGGCGCCTGACGGTTGTTCGGGTGCGGGTTCGGGAGGGAGCCGCCCTGCCCGCCGATACCGCAGCCCTTGCTGCGGAACGGCTGCGGATCCGGCAGTTCCGTGACGATGCCCGGTCCTCCCGAGAGGCGGCCCTGGCGGTACTGGCCCGACTGACCGATCGCGAGATCCCAACTGCTGCCGTCCTGGTCCTGCCGGATCTCGCCTCAGCGGTAGCCGCTGCAGGGACCCGCGACTCGGTTCATGAACGGCCCGAGTTCGCCCAGTTCTCGCGCACGCGCGATCGCCTGGCCAGCGAAGCCAGCGCACTCGACGCCGAGCGACGACCGCGACTGATGGCATTCGGTGCCGGCGGATACGGCAACCCCGGTCTCAATCAGTTCAGTCCCACCGCGGACCCGTTCTGGCGAGCCGGGGTGCGGTTCGAGTGGCGGCCCTGGAACTGGGGCTCCACCGCGCGACAGAAGGAAGTCCTGACCCTCCAGCGGGAAGTTGTCGAGACAGAACAGGCAGCCTTTGCCAGGGGGCTGGACCGCGCGGTCCAGCACGACCTCGCCACGATGCGGCGCCTCGAGGCAGCCATCACCTCCGACAGCAGCATCATCCTGCTGGAGGAGCAGGTCGAGCGGCGCGCGCGGGTTCAGCTCGACGAAGGTGTGATC